The following proteins are encoded in a genomic region of Acipenser ruthenus chromosome 4, fAciRut3.2 maternal haplotype, whole genome shotgun sequence:
- the LOC131736953 gene encoding zinc finger and SCAN domain-containing protein 29-like, with the protein MDPTALAALLEAQERRHQESLTAMMERMHGLFLEANRGREPAVQPAVPLPRVRVVKMSLEDDPEAYLVAFERQATAAQWPREWWATQLGPNLIGEAQAAYQALTHEQALVYDQVKQAILQRLDITEETHRRRFREYQRPPGLRPRVVAQQLVDHVTRWLCPGTNDAEKITELIAIEQFVKVLGPDTQNWVTRHRPTTLEAAVRLAEGYEDALASAPVVVTPAPPSNRPRTGPTPRTGPPQHFTPSPHGATSHRHPTGGLPPPQWRARSTPSGVRAENPSPLPNRQRDTQAPWAPFHPTCYRCHEVGHLARNCPAAMECGAASHYLPTAPEEE; encoded by the coding sequence atggacccaaccgcattggcagcgctgttggaggcgcaggagcggaggcatcaggaatcattgacggccatgatggaaaggatgcatggcttgttcctggaggccaatcgggggagggaaccggcggttcaaccagcagtacccctaccaagggtaagggtagtgaagatgtcgctggaggatgaccctgaggcttacttagttgcctttgaaaggcaggcaacagcagctcagtggcctcgggagtggtgggctacccagttgggccccaatttgatcggagaggcccaggcagcctaccaagccttgacacatgagcaagccctggtgtacgaccaggtgaagcaggccattctccagcggctggacatcacagaggagacacatcgccgccggttccgggagtaccagcgccccccaggactgcgaccccgcgtggtggcccagcaactagtggatcatgtgacccggtggctctgccccggcaccaacgatgcagaaaagatcaccgagctgattgccatagagcagttcgtgaaggtgctggggccggacacccAGAACTGGGTCACCAGGCATCGACCCACCACGCTAGAGGCAGCAGTCCGATTGGCTGAGGGGTATGAGGATGCCTTGGCATCAGCTCCTGTGGTCGTTACCCCCGCTCCTCCCTCCAACCGACCCCGGACAGGACCGACTCCAAGGACAGGACCCCCACAgcacttcaccccctccccccacggggCTACTTCTCATCGGCACCCCACGGGTGGCCTTCCTCCACCCCAATGGAGGGCGaggtcgacccccagcggggtgagagcagagaacccctccccactgccgaaccggcagcgggacacgcaagctccgtgggcgccctttcaccccacgtgttaccggtgccatgaggtcggccaccttgcgcggaattgtccggcggcgatggaatgtggtgcggcctcccattacctaccaacagcaccag